One segment of Archocentrus centrarchus isolate MPI-CPG fArcCen1 unplaced genomic scaffold, fArcCen1 scaffold_54_ctg1, whole genome shotgun sequence DNA contains the following:
- the LOC115777483 gene encoding tiggy-winkle hedgehog protein-like, with translation MVLMRVMLSALLCFLLASPGSGCGPGRGYGKRRHPKKLTPLALKQFIPNVAEKTLGASGKYEGKITRNSDRFKDLTPNYNPDIIFKDEEKTNADRLMTQRCKDKLNSLAISVMNQWPGVKLRVTEGWDEDGHHSEESLHYEGRAVDITTSDRDKNKYGMLSRLAVEAGFDWVYYESKAHIHCSVKAENSVAAKSGGCFPGSSMVILAEGKTKPLKELQMGDKVLAADQQGNLVPSDFLMFMDRDRHISREFRVLETDEPHGKLTLTPAHLVFVITNNSTNKNSIRAVFASNVRLGQWLLIVKNDQPDHLIPARVTRVYVEQHEGSYAPVTSHGTIVVDRVLASCYAVVEDHDLAHWVFAPVRLWHSFLSLAGMVEEGRGVHQADGIHWYPEFLYHVGSWLLDRSSFYPQS, from the exons ATGGTCCTGATGAGAGTGATGCTGTCCGCGTTGCTCTGCTTTCTGCTGGCGTCCCCCGGCTCCGGCTGTGGACCCGGCAGGGGATACGGGAAGCGGAGGCACCCGAAGAAGCTGACGCCCCTGGCTCTGAAACAGTTCATCCCCAACGTGGCCGAGAAAACCCTGGGAGCCAGCGGCAAGTACGAAGGCAAGATCACCCGCAACTCGGACAGGTTCAAGGACTTGACTCCCAACTACAACCCCGATATTATTTTTAAGGACGAGGAGAAAACGAACGCCGACCGGCTCATGACACAG AGATGTAAggacaaactgaactctttggcTATTTCAGTCATGAATCAGTGGCCTGGGGTTAAACTTAGGGTCACTGAGGGCTGGGACGAAGACGGCCATCATTCCGAAGAGTCTCTGCACTACGAGGGTCGGGCAGTGGATATCACCACCTCAGACCGGGATAAGAACAAGTATGGGATGCTGTCCAGGCTTGCTGTGGAGGCAGGCTTCGACTGGGTCTACTATGAGTCCAAAGCCCACATCCACTGCTCTGTGAAGGCAG AAAACTCTGTGGCAGCTAAGTCTGGAGGTTGCTTCCCTGGTTCATCCATGGTGATCCTGGCAGAAGGAAAGACTAAACCCCTGAAGGAGCTCCAGATGGGAGACAAGGTTCTAGCTGCTGACCAACAAGGAAATCTCGTTCCCAGTGACTTCCTCATGTTTATGGATCGAGACCGACACATTTCCCGAGAGTTCCGTGTCCTGGAGACCGATGAGCCACACGGCAAACTCACACTGACTCCAGCTCACCTTGTCTTTGTTATTACCAACAATAGCACCAACAAGAACAGTATCAGGGCGGTGTTTGCCAGTAATGTAAGACTAGGACAGTGGCTTCTCATTGTCAAGAATGACCAACCAGACCACCTCATTCCTGCGAGAGTGACAAGAGTTTATGTTGAGCAGCATGAAGGCTCTTATGCACCCGTGACCTCTCACGGGACCATCGTTGTTGATCGGGTTTTGGCATCCTGCTATGCGGTGGTTGAGGATCACGATCTTGCACACTGGGTTTTTGCACCGGTTCGACTGTGGCATTCGTTCTTGTCCCTGGCTGGGATGGTGGAAGAGGGCCGCGGTGTGCACCAAGCAGACGGTATCCACTGGTACCCAGAGTTCCTCTACCATGTAGGAAGCTGGCTTCTGGATCGCAGCTCCTTTTACCCCCAAAGCTGA